One Streptomyces sp. NBC_00690 genomic region harbors:
- a CDS encoding type II toxin-antitoxin system Phd/YefM family antitoxin has translation MKRMTAEEARRNFADLLNEVGFQGSQVLITRHGKPLARLVPAIGESPQVHASDCPLDSVHWLRHATAAAGRLANETPEAHTDRISAMALADAIAHFAELGNWATVTLRDIAEHATLMKRDRFRGLCTCGGLD, from the coding sequence ATGAAGCGGATGACGGCCGAAGAGGCCCGCAGGAACTTCGCCGACCTGCTCAACGAGGTTGGCTTTCAAGGCAGTCAGGTCCTGATCACTCGCCACGGGAAACCCCTCGCCAGGCTGGTGCCGGCGATAGGCGAGAGCCCCCAAGTCCACGCATCTGACTGTCCCCTCGATTCCGTGCATTGGCTCAGGCACGCCACTGCGGCAGCGGGCCGGCTCGCTAACGAGACCCCTGAGGCTCATACAGACCGCATCTCCGCCATGGCCTTGGCTGACGCGATCGCGCATTTTGCGGAGTTGGGCAACTGGGCCACGGTGACTCTCAGGGACATTGCCGAGCACGCGACGCTGATGAAGCGGGATCGCTTCAGGGGCCTGTGTACCTGCGGAGGTCTCGACTAG
- a CDS encoding endonuclease VII domain-containing protein, giving the protein MQEALTPELDRRCGNPECNAALGQDTRQKYCKPKCRDRATYLRRGGKEFVYARSIENLYGVSVDEYTARMQAQGGRCAVCRDEPEEGKRLHVDHNHASGAVRDLLCRWCNYALGNAKDSPSRLRAMADYLERHQR; this is encoded by the coding sequence GTGCAGGAAGCGCTGACACCCGAGCTGGACAGGCGATGCGGGAACCCTGAGTGCAATGCGGCTCTCGGCCAGGACACCAGGCAGAAGTACTGCAAGCCCAAGTGCCGCGATAGGGCCACCTACCTCCGGCGCGGCGGCAAGGAGTTCGTGTACGCCCGGTCCATAGAGAACCTGTACGGGGTGTCGGTCGACGAGTACACGGCCCGGATGCAGGCACAGGGCGGGCGGTGCGCCGTCTGCCGAGATGAGCCCGAAGAGGGTAAGCGGCTGCACGTGGACCACAACCATGCCAGCGGAGCCGTGCGGGACTTGCTGTGCCGCTGGTGCAACTACGCCCTCGGAAACGCCAAGGACAGCCCGAGCCGCCTGCGAGCCATGGCGGACTACTTGGAACGCCATCAGAGGTAA
- a CDS encoding integrase codes for MTTEHEEEVIEAELVEENLPALLDPAPRVRPAVDRHTILYPGQSVPTESETPRYTERDLYVSARTAERLEKQSAPKNTSANYTSQRNLFAAWCTEQGRVSRPCTTATYVEYVAHLIEEGRSPNSISAAMSAIRTWMPEDKKPGTKQARGMLNEYKKTWAKRTAVRKAPPITDALLRAMVATCDLRTTTGRRDRCMLLLGRGALNRRIELADLSMADVTVDDDFVTLHIGYSKTDQEAKGEYTEIPADPDPLLDPVGAVRDWLTSLHHLGVREGAFFRALTSRGTLQSRAVATERGDYVSGDAINDWVRGRAHKAGTKNWQKVTAHGLRRGGAQTIADAGGDPTKQGRWKPGSAVVKREYLDRAQSRAQNPWLKVQERRRSDGL; via the coding sequence ATGACCACCGAGCACGAGGAAGAGGTCATTGAGGCCGAGCTGGTCGAAGAGAACCTCCCTGCACTCCTCGACCCCGCCCCCCGCGTCCGGCCCGCCGTCGACCGGCACACCATTCTCTACCCGGGCCAGAGCGTCCCCACCGAATCCGAGACGCCTCGGTACACCGAACGCGATCTCTACGTCTCCGCGCGTACCGCCGAGAGGCTGGAGAAGCAGTCCGCGCCGAAGAACACCAGTGCCAACTACACGTCGCAGCGCAACCTGTTCGCCGCCTGGTGTACCGAGCAAGGCCGAGTCTCGCGACCGTGCACCACCGCCACCTACGTCGAGTACGTCGCCCACCTCATCGAGGAGGGGCGCTCGCCGAACTCCATCAGCGCCGCCATGTCCGCGATCCGCACCTGGATGCCCGAGGACAAGAAGCCCGGCACCAAACAGGCCCGGGGCATGCTGAACGAGTACAAGAAGACGTGGGCGAAGCGCACCGCCGTCCGCAAAGCACCCCCCATCACTGACGCCCTCCTGCGCGCCATGGTCGCCACGTGCGACCTGCGTACGACCACCGGTCGCCGCGACCGGTGCATGCTCCTTCTCGGCCGCGGCGCCCTTAACCGCCGGATCGAACTTGCCGACCTCTCCATGGCCGACGTCACGGTCGACGACGACTTCGTCACCCTCCACATTGGGTACTCCAAGACTGACCAGGAAGCCAAAGGCGAGTACACCGAGATCCCAGCCGATCCCGACCCTCTGCTCGACCCGGTAGGAGCCGTTCGGGACTGGCTCACCTCTCTCCATCACCTCGGAGTCCGCGAAGGCGCGTTCTTCCGAGCGCTCACTTCCCGGGGCACCTTGCAGAGCCGCGCTGTCGCCACGGAGCGAGGAGACTACGTCTCCGGTGACGCCATCAACGATTGGGTGCGCGGCCGTGCACACAAAGCCGGGACCAAGAACTGGCAGAAGGTCACCGCACACGGCCTGCGCCGCGGCGGGGCCCAGACAATCGCGGACGCAGGTGGCGATCCGACGAAGCAGGGTCGATGGAAGCCGGGCTCGGCGGTGGTGAAGCGGGAGTATCTGGACCGTGCGCAATCACGCGCCCAGAATCCGTGGCTGAAGGTGCAAGAGCGACGGCGCTCTGATGGCCTGTAG